The following proteins are encoded in a genomic region of Myxococcota bacterium:
- a CDS encoding alpha/beta hydrolase: MPNLRPPQPPTPPPDAFRVHRARVADDMTLAYLREGVGGYPLVLLHGYPETKRIWWRNVRPLAEAGFEVIVPDLRGYGDSDLSPTDAYDLVLYARDVHALVRDVLGHERCGLVAGDVGGVVICDIANRFPGFVDRMIFFNTVPPLVPQAADWYAARGLSLVALDDAQTGDYRVRQGRDPQALLAELDTPARRRGWVRDMYEHRLWASPGAFEDADIDFMTEPFADAARLAASWAPYQLAYGRPMSEPPLLAQTVDVPTLVLYGPDDHVVPADFPKRCEIAFPHRVGPLVVPEAGHFLQWERADVLNGIAEAWFGALRAR; encoded by the coding sequence GTGCCGAACCTGCGACCGCCCCAGCCCCCGACCCCGCCGCCCGACGCCTTCCGCGTGCACCGCGCGCGCGTCGCCGACGACATGACGCTCGCGTACCTGCGCGAGGGCGTCGGCGGCTACCCGCTCGTGCTGCTGCACGGCTACCCGGAGACGAAGCGCATCTGGTGGCGCAACGTGCGACCGCTCGCCGAGGCGGGCTTCGAGGTGATCGTCCCCGACCTGCGCGGCTACGGCGATTCCGATCTCTCGCCGACCGACGCCTACGACCTCGTCCTCTACGCGCGCGACGTCCACGCGCTCGTGCGCGACGTGCTCGGCCACGAGCGCTGCGGGCTCGTCGCGGGCGACGTCGGCGGCGTCGTGATCTGCGACATCGCGAACCGCTTCCCGGGCTTCGTCGATCGCATGATCTTCTTCAACACGGTGCCGCCGCTCGTGCCGCAGGCGGCCGACTGGTACGCGGCGCGCGGACTGTCGCTCGTCGCGCTCGACGACGCGCAGACGGGCGACTACCGCGTGCGCCAGGGCCGCGACCCGCAAGCGCTGCTCGCCGAGCTCGACACGCCCGCGCGCCGCCGCGGCTGGGTGCGCGACATGTACGAGCACCGCCTCTGGGCCTCGCCCGGCGCGTTCGAGGACGCCGACATCGACTTCATGACCGAGCCGTTCGCGGACGCGGCGCGGCTCGCCGCATCGTGGGCGCCGTACCAGCTCGCCTACGGCCGCCCGATGAGCGAGCCGCCGCTGCTCGCGCAGACGGTCGACGTCCCGACGCTCGTGCTCTACGGGCCGGACGACCACGTCGTCCCCGCCGACTTCCCGAAGCGCTGCGAGATCGCCTTCCCGCACCGCGTCGGGCCGCTCGTCGTGCCCGAGGCGGGCCACTTCCTGCAGTGGGAGCGCGCGGACGTGCTGAACGGGATCGCCGAGGCCTGGTTCGGCGCGCTGCGCGCGCGCTGA
- a CDS encoding antibiotic biosynthesis monooxygenase, whose translation MAIGITVKFEIKAGSDAAFEAGFAKAAAAVKAQDEGCEMYDLYKSVDSPTSYVMVERWTTQALLDAHMKSPTMAGMAALAPHFAGAPSMAKYEVA comes from the coding sequence ATGGCGATCGGCATCACGGTGAAGTTCGAGATCAAGGCGGGCAGCGACGCGGCGTTCGAGGCCGGCTTCGCGAAGGCCGCCGCGGCGGTGAAGGCGCAGGACGAGGGCTGCGAGATGTACGACCTGTACAAGAGCGTCGACTCGCCGACGAGCTACGTGATGGTCGAGCGCTGGACGACGCAGGCGCTGCTCGACGCGCACATGAAGTCGCCGACGATGGCGGGCATGGCCGCGCTCGCGCCGCACTTCGCCGGCGCGCCGTCGATGGCGAAGTACGAGGTGGCCTAG